A single window of Oerskovia paurometabola DNA harbors:
- a CDS encoding LLM class flavin-dependent oxidoreductase, giving the protein MPDSNLTPLFAPTSQPDEQAASRPVEDDLDALAGIDDLLDERPRRSVHLGVDLSDAGARAGAWRAVGSQSPRLFDAHRLQELVATAERGVLDFALFDDTFSLQPTRNTTLRGRLDAALVASRLAPRSTGIGLVATVDTTHTEPFHVSKAIATIDHVSTGRAAWQVGWSTTEAAAALFGRKEAQDTADAVAEAEEAIEVVSRLWDSWEDDAEIRDVPSGRFIDRDKVHYVDYDGVRFAVKGPSITPRSPQAQPPVVVRGDSAEALALAGRRADVVRVRATTLDAAKALRDQVRAAAAEAGRDPDELRVLVDLYAVIGQDRASAQARLDLLEGLEGVTWDTDSLTHVGTARDLAEVVEEWFEAGAADGFTIRPSSLRTDLDALVDGVVPLLQDAGVFRAAYPGTTLRDTLGLARPANRYAAAIA; this is encoded by the coding sequence ATGCCTGACTCGAACCTGACGCCGCTGTTCGCCCCCACCTCACAGCCCGACGAGCAGGCCGCGTCCCGGCCCGTCGAGGACGACCTCGACGCGCTCGCCGGCATCGACGACCTGCTCGACGAGCGCCCGCGCCGCTCGGTGCACCTCGGCGTCGACCTGTCCGACGCCGGCGCACGAGCGGGTGCGTGGCGGGCCGTGGGCTCGCAGTCGCCGCGACTGTTCGACGCGCACCGGCTCCAGGAGCTCGTCGCGACCGCCGAGCGCGGCGTGCTCGACTTCGCGCTGTTCGACGACACGTTCTCGCTCCAGCCCACGCGCAACACGACGCTCCGCGGCCGGCTCGACGCGGCCCTCGTGGCCTCGCGCCTCGCGCCCCGCTCGACGGGGATCGGCCTCGTCGCGACGGTCGACACGACGCACACCGAGCCCTTCCACGTCTCCAAGGCGATCGCGACGATCGACCACGTGAGCACGGGCCGCGCCGCGTGGCAGGTGGGCTGGTCGACGACCGAGGCCGCCGCCGCGCTGTTCGGGCGCAAGGAGGCCCAGGACACCGCGGACGCGGTCGCCGAGGCCGAGGAGGCGATCGAGGTCGTGAGCCGCCTCTGGGACAGCTGGGAGGACGACGCCGAGATCCGCGACGTCCCCTCGGGGCGGTTCATCGACCGCGACAAGGTGCACTACGTCGACTACGACGGCGTCCGGTTCGCCGTGAAGGGCCCCTCGATCACGCCCCGCTCGCCCCAGGCGCAGCCCCCGGTCGTGGTGCGCGGGGACTCCGCGGAGGCGCTGGCCCTCGCGGGTCGTCGCGCCGACGTCGTGCGGGTGCGGGCCACGACGCTCGACGCGGCCAAGGCGCTTCGCGACCAGGTGCGCGCCGCGGCCGCCGAGGCAGGACGCGACCCCGACGAGCTGCGCGTCCTGGTCGACCTCTACGCCGTGATCGGACAGGACAGGGCCAGCGCCCAGGCGCGGCTCGACCTGCTCGAAGGGCTCGAGGGCGTCACGTGGGACACCGACTCGCTCACGCACGTGGGCACGGCCCGCGACCTCGCCGAGGTCGTCGAGGAGTGGTTCGAGGCGGGCGCCGCTGACGGGTTCACGATCCGACCCTCCTCGCTCCGCACGGACCTCGACGCGCTGGTCGACGGCGTCGTGCCGCTGCTCCAGGACGCAGGCGTCTTCCGCGCCGCATACCCGGGCACGACCCTGCGGGACACCCTGGGCCTCGCCCGCCCCGCCAACCGCTACGCCGCCGCGATCGCCTGA